The Sulfurihydrogenibium azorense Az-Fu1 genome contains the following window.
TGCAATGTCAGGAGTTCCTTTTCCTTCAGATATAACTTGTTTTACGGCTTTGTATATTACATTACTTGCATCTTTCCACCCTAAGTACTCAAGCATCATTGCACCTGAAAGTATAATTGAAAGAGGATTTGCAATACCTTTACCTGCTATATCGTTAGCTGTTCCATGGGTACTTTCAAATAAGGCATAACCGTCTCCTATATTTCCACTTGGAACAAATCCAGGTCCTCCTACTAAAGCAGAGGCAAGGTCTGATATGTAATCTCCGTTTAGATTTTGAGTGATTATAACATCGTAGTACTCTGGTTTTAAAACAAGTTGCATTAACATTTGGTCGGTTATAACTTTGTATATTTTAGCCTGCCCTTCTTGAGGTTCTCCTTCTGTTATTATTTTCCCTTTAAATTCATCTTCTTGTGCAACTTCAAAGGCCCAATTTATAAAAGCACCTTCTGTAGCTTTCATTATGTTTCCTTTTCCGACTACAGCTATATGTTTTTTCCCGTTTTCAAGAGCGTATCTAAATGCTTTTCTAACATGTCTCTTTGTTTTATATTCAGACATAGGTTTTACAGTTATACCCACATCTTCAGGTAAGGCATACTCGCTAACGCCCATTTGGTTTATAAAAAACTCTTTAACTTTTTTAACCTCTTCTGTTTTTGGCATATACTCTATGGCCATATAAACGTCATCAGAGTTTTCTCTAAAGACAGTTACGTTTACTCTTTCTGGATTTGGGATTGGAGATGGTTGTCCCATATAAAACACAGGTCTTATAGCTGAGTAAAAATCCATAGATTGTCTTAAAATAGCGTTTAAGGATTTACCTCCTTTGCCTACAGGAGTACCTAAGGGGCCTTTTATACTGACTATACTTTGTTTTAATAAATCTAATGTTTCTTGAGGCATTCTATTTAAGCCGTTTTCTTCTGCTTTATCTCCAGCCAAAACTTCAAGCCAGTATATTTTTTTCGAATTTCCGTAAACTTTTTCAACAGCTGCATTTACAACTTTTATCATTTCTGGAGTTATTTCAAAACCTATCCCATCTCCCATTATGAAAGGGATAATTGGATTGTCTGGAACTGTTATTGTTTTGTCTGGATTTAACTTTATGAAACTACCTTCTGAAGGAATTTCTACCTTACCTTTCCACCAAAAAATATTTTCCATTTCACAACTCCTTAATTTTAAAACAACGTTTTATTATTTCATTATAACATTATGTTTTACAGTAAGTCAAGAAAAATCAAACAGTGTTTTATTATTAAATAAAATTATGCTATAATACTCTGTATACAGTACCGCCTGCCGGAATTAATGGCGGAATAAAAATATTCCGGCCTACAAACCTCTATAGGTTTGTAAGAAGGGAAGGGTAGTATGGCTCAGAGAGGAATAAGAGAATATGATGGAAAGAGAATTATAGCCCAAAACTGGAAAGATTACTTTGGTGATGCCTTTGAGTACGATTTTAAATCTGTGTTAGTAACTCCTGAAACAGATTTTGAGAAACTTCCTGAAGAACATCCTTGGTTAAAGACCACTCCTTTGGTAGCAAAACCGGACATGCTTTTTGGAAAAAGAGGAAAGTTAGGTTTAGTTTTATTTAAAATCAACGAACCGGGAGACGTTACTTACGAAGATGCGGTTAAGTGGATAAAACAAAAGATGCAGGAAGAAGTTGAGATTAACGGTGTAAAGGGGCATCTTACACATTTTTTAATAGAGCCTTTTGTTCCTCACAAACCAGAAGAAGAGTACTATGTAGCATTCTCTATGGGTGATGATTACGATACTGTTTACATGTCAGCCTTTGGTGGAATAGATGTTGAAGAGAACTGGGATAAAGTTTCTGAAGTAAAAATACCTCCTACAGCTTCAGATGAAGAGATAGAAAAACTTATAAAACAAAACGTTCCAAAAGAGATAAAAGATAAAGAAAAATACGCAGATTTTGTAATTAGAGCTTATAAAATGTTTAGAGACTTACATTTTGTTTACTTTGAAATAAACCCATTGGTTTTAGTTGGAAATAAGGCTTACCTATTAGACTTTGTTGGTAAAGTTGACGATACTGCAGGATTTGTTGTTGGCAAAAAATGGGGAGAGCTTGAGTTTCCGTCTGGGTTTGGAAGAGATCTAACACCAGAGGAAAAGTATATAAAAGAGTTAGATGAAAAATCTGGTTCTTCTCTAAAGTTAACGATACTCAATCCAGAAGGAAGAATATGGACATTAGTAGCAGGTGGTGGAGCTTCTGTTGTTTATGCTGATACAGTAGCAGATATGGGATATGTTAACGAGCTTGCAAACTACGGTGAGTATTCAGGAAACCCAACAAGAACAGAAACCAGAGAGTATGTAAAAACAGTTTTAGACCTTATGACAAGAAACAAACATCCATCTGGAAAACCTAAAATACTTTTAATAGGTGGAGCGATAGCTAACTTTACAGATGTTGCCAAAACCTTTGATGGAATAATAGATGCATTTAAAGAGTACGCAGAAAAAATGAGGCAAGTGGGAGTAAGAATTTACGTAAGAAGAGGTGGACCTAACTACGAAGTGGGACTTAAAAAAATTAAACAGGCAGCTGAAGAACTTGGACTACCAATAGAAGTTTATGGTCCAGAACTTCATATGACAGATATAGTAAGAAAAGCGTTAGAAGAAGAAAAAGTAGCATAATTTAAGGAGGAATAGAGCAATGAGCAAACCTGAATACTTACTTTTTGACAGAAACACTAAGGCTATTTTCTGGAACCTTAACACAAATGCTATTCAAAGGATGTTAGACTACGACTATGTAGTTGGAAGAAGTCCAAGTATAGCAGCAATAGTAGCTCCAACTTCAGAAAGATCTTTTGAAAAGTTTTTCTATGGAACAAAAGAGATAATAATACCTATTTATAAATCTACAAAAGAAGCTGCAAAATTCCATCCAGAAGCTGATGTTTTATTAAACTTTGCTTCTTTTAGAACGGCGTATCCTGTTACATTAGAAGCATTTGAGATACCTACAATAAGAACGATCATAATCACTGCAGAAGGTATACCAGAAAGATTTGCTAGAGATATGAGGATAAAAGCTAAACAACTTGGTAAGTGGATTATTGGTCCTGCTACAGTTGGAGGTATAGCACCAGGAGCTTTCAGAATAGCAAACACAGGTGGAACAATAGAAAACATAATTGCGTCTAAACTCCATAGACCCGGTTCAGTTGGATTAGTGACAAGATCAGGAGGTTTATTTAACGAACTTTCCAACATAATCGCAAGAAACGCTGATGGTGTAGCAGAAGGTATAGCTATAGGTGGAGATAGATTTCCAGGGTCAGACTTTTTAGACCATATGCTAAGATTTGAGAAAAACCCTCAAGTTGAATTTATGATACTTCTTGGAGAAGTTGGTGGAGAGGCGGAGTACAAAGTAGTAGAAGCTGTTAAAAACGGACTTATTACAAAACCTGTGATAGGTTGGTGTATTGGAACAATATCGAAATTCTTTGGAGGAGAAGTTCAATTTGGACACGCCGGAGCTAAGGCAGGAGTTGACAGAGAAACAGCAGACGCTAAAAATAGAGCAATGAGAGAAGTAGGAATCCACGTTCCAAACAACTTTAACGAACTTCCTCACGTAATAAAAGGAATATATGAAATGTTAAGAGGTGAAGGAAAAATCCGGCCTGTTGTAGAACCGGAAGTTCCTCCAATTCCTGAAGATCTCTCAAAAGCCATCAGAGAAGGAAAAGTAAGAAAACCTACAAACTTTATATGTACAATCTCTGATGATAGAGGAGAAGAAGCTACTTACTGTGGAGTTCCTATAAGTGAAGTTATTGAAAAAGGTTTAACGATAGCAGATGTTATAGGATTACTTTGGTTTAAGCGTAAATTCCCTACTTGGGCATCTAATTTTATAGATATGGTTATTAGAGTAGTTGCAGACCATGGACCAGCAGTAGCAGGAGCTCACAACGTAAAAGTAACAGCAAGAGCCGGAAAAGACCTAATGTCTTCGTTGGCAACAGGTATACTAGCAATAGGTCCAAGATTTGGAGGAGCTATAGACGGAGCTGCAAAATACTTTAAAATGGCTTATGAAAAGAACATGTTACCTCACGAATTTGTAGAGTATATGAAGAATGTTGAAAAAATACCTATTCCGGGAATAGGACACAGGGTAAAATCTACAAAAAATCCTGATAAAAGGGTAGAACTTTTAAAAGATTATGCTAGAAGAAACTTTCCTAAGGTTGAGCTTTTAGACTATGCGTTAGAAGTTGAAAAAGTAACAACCTCTAAGAAAGAGAACCTTATACTAAACGTTGACGGAACAATTGGTGTTTTACTAGTTGACCTGTTTAAAACTATAGGTTACTCTAACGAAGAGATAGATAATATGATAGAAGCAGGTGCATTTAACGCTTTCTTCGTTCTTGGAAGATCTATAGGATTTATAGGTCACTACTTAGACGAAAAACGTTTAGATATGCCACTTTACAGACATCCAACTGATGATATCCTTTACGATGTAAAAAGACCTGAAGGAGTATAATAATAAACCCTTAAGTCCCCTTTTTAGGGGGCTTAAAATTTAAATTATATTC
Protein-coding sequences here:
- a CDS encoding citrate/2-methylcitrate synthase; translated protein: MSKPEYLLFDRNTKAIFWNLNTNAIQRMLDYDYVVGRSPSIAAIVAPTSERSFEKFFYGTKEIIIPIYKSTKEAAKFHPEADVLLNFASFRTAYPVTLEAFEIPTIRTIIITAEGIPERFARDMRIKAKQLGKWIIGPATVGGIAPGAFRIANTGGTIENIIASKLHRPGSVGLVTRSGGLFNELSNIIARNADGVAEGIAIGGDRFPGSDFLDHMLRFEKNPQVEFMILLGEVGGEAEYKVVEAVKNGLITKPVIGWCIGTISKFFGGEVQFGHAGAKAGVDRETADAKNRAMREVGIHVPNNFNELPHVIKGIYEMLRGEGKIRPVVEPEVPPIPEDLSKAIREGKVRKPTNFICTISDDRGEEATYCGVPISEVIEKGLTIADVIGLLWFKRKFPTWASNFIDMVIRVVADHGPAVAGAHNVKVTARAGKDLMSSLATGILAIGPRFGGAIDGAAKYFKMAYEKNMLPHEFVEYMKNVEKIPIPGIGHRVKSTKNPDKRVELLKDYARRNFPKVELLDYALEVEKVTTSKKENLILNVDGTIGVLLVDLFKTIGYSNEEIDNMIEAGAFNAFFVLGRSIGFIGHYLDEKRLDMPLYRHPTDDILYDVKRPEGV
- a CDS encoding NADP-dependent isocitrate dehydrogenase — encoded protein: MENIFWWKGKVEIPSEGSFIKLNPDKTITVPDNPIIPFIMGDGIGFEITPEMIKVVNAAVEKVYGNSKKIYWLEVLAGDKAEENGLNRMPQETLDLLKQSIVSIKGPLGTPVGKGGKSLNAILRQSMDFYSAIRPVFYMGQPSPIPNPERVNVTVFRENSDDVYMAIEYMPKTEEVKKVKEFFINQMGVSEYALPEDVGITVKPMSEYKTKRHVRKAFRYALENGKKHIAVVGKGNIMKATEGAFINWAFEVAQEDEFKGKIITEGEPQEGQAKIYKVITDQMLMQLVLKPEYYDVIITQNLNGDYISDLASALVGGPGFVPSGNIGDGYALFESTHGTANDIAGKGIANPLSIILSGAMMLEYLGWKDASNVIYKAVKQVISEGKGTPDIANGFRKLGKQAVELSTQAFGDEIVKAIKNN
- a CDS encoding ATP citrate lyase citrate-binding domain-containing protein — encoded protein: MAQRGIREYDGKRIIAQNWKDYFGDAFEYDFKSVLVTPETDFEKLPEEHPWLKTTPLVAKPDMLFGKRGKLGLVLFKINEPGDVTYEDAVKWIKQKMQEEVEINGVKGHLTHFLIEPFVPHKPEEEYYVAFSMGDDYDTVYMSAFGGIDVEENWDKVSEVKIPPTASDEEIEKLIKQNVPKEIKDKEKYADFVIRAYKMFRDLHFVYFEINPLVLVGNKAYLLDFVGKVDDTAGFVVGKKWGELEFPSGFGRDLTPEEKYIKELDEKSGSSLKLTILNPEGRIWTLVAGGGASVVYADTVADMGYVNELANYGEYSGNPTRTETREYVKTVLDLMTRNKHPSGKPKILLIGGAIANFTDVAKTFDGIIDAFKEYAEKMRQVGVRIYVRRGGPNYEVGLKKIKQAAEELGLPIEVYGPELHMTDIVRKALEEEKVA